The DNA segment TGAACTTCAGCCATAAACTGAGCAGATCTCTTCATAGTTCTGGTGTCCTGGCTGGAAGGTGGTACAGAGACCTCCAGCACTGGATTTTCTAttaatatatatagattttcACCTGCAGTATCAGAGTTACCAGAGGTTTTGTGATCTCTGGATGTAAAGTAAGCTCTTGACAGAGATGAATGAGGATATTTGAGAACTGTATTGtgcaaatttgggtttggtctcTGCATGTGAATTTGGCTACTATACTGTAGTTGAGAAGTCATAGTTTGtgttaattaaattctttttgattatttcagtttacaatgtgAAACTAGACAGGGGGTTCAGTTATCAGCAATGTTCTTCTGATTCCATTTGAACCCCTGCTTACCCACCTTTGGAAGCAGTCAGAGCTAAAAGGCCTTCAAAAAGGTGTTTCTTTATGTTAATGATATGGCGCTCTGGGTCACGTGTATTAAATCTGTTGGGTGAATTTCATAAAAGTCAATTGAATAAGAGTGTTCTCCAGTCTGTGAATGCCAAACTAAACCTGGTTGCCTTTGTGTGATTGTCTCAGGAGATTTAAACTGCAGTAATCACTCAAAGATATCGAGGCACTCTGAACGAGAGCAGAGGCTCCGAGTGGCTGGACATCTTCTGTTAAAGTCTACTTAATTTGACTCATTTTAGTTCAACAACACATCCTTGTTTTGCTCTGTCCTGATAGGCagatcctccactcctccttattctttggtcaagagtcctgtctttaattTGAATGCTCAATATTATGCAAATGCATTTCCTACTTAGGACTTTTATGGAAATAtctatttaatgacattttagaatacaCTGCCTGTGTTTTGTATGTTGTGACTGAATGTCTGATAACTGACATGAGGATCATGTGGCACcagtgattttatttttccatgggtatttttatttcatttgctgtTGCACAGTCAAAggcaaagtgaactttattgtcatctcagccatatacaagtatacagatagacgaaattgtgaagctcagggtccacagtgtaacaacaagacgtgcaaataataatttaaaaataaaattaaaattgaaattaaaattaaaacacaaacaagacaagacattgtacaaagacaaagaagtagcagcaatattgatatgtaagatatgtaatataataaataaataataaataatagatatagataatacagaaattatcagtgtatgataatagttgtctAAGACATGTacacaatgacaggtcagaatgtttcacagcagaaggataacaagagtgtcaaaatacttaaaggtcagtaggagattttcagttcttttctactgcacactcgtctttgcaggacagtggctcgcatgtataaaagttctgtttttagaggtagttgaggccgtgtggaaggtcccagggggcagcctggtgttaaggagtctaacagcttgccATTAGCTGTGCCATTGCACAGTGTTGGTTGCCATTGGCTTGTgacattaactattttttttatcctattttatcctatttatttttcttgggcATCAATACACAACATGTGAGTTAAGCAACATATTaccaaaatataataatttaagattggagtattcctttaaattggccctgtaaCTGAACTAATCCCAGTCACTCACGTCTCAGTAATTTCACTGATCTCAACTGACAAAACACATCACAACATTCTCACAAGTCTGACTTGGGTTATCAAATGATGGCGTAGGTCCGGTCATTGCAGCCATTATGTGTCCAAGTCCTCCTGGGTTTCTTCACGTACACAGTCCAGTATGTTATGGTGTGTGTGAACTTCTTCTACATTGCAAGAACTGACATGTAGAACAGTGTGCCTTCAAACTCTTTCATTCACTTGTCTGACTCTTCACTCTAACTGGTAAATTAAACCTTTCTTGTAATCTTGTGttgctatttatattttttgagtcTAATCTGTGTGGCACCTACAGTGTCAATATGAAGACAAGTGTGACACAACAATGTAAGTTTTgttacaaaatttaaaagaagcGCATTGTAAAAATGTCAGGATTCACAAAGAGAACAAGAACACAGAAAGTGAAGGTGAATTCTGATAAGACCTCGcgtgtcctcttgtgtgtccaaacagaaactGCTGCGGGTGACACTGAGTGACATCAGGAAGAaacttgaggagagagagaagaaactGAAGGAGACGAGGAGGGTGATGGAGCAGAAGAAGGTGAGTGGAATTAAGATGACACATCAAATTAAAGAAATCAGAAATACATGAAAAGCAGAAGAGCCATCAGCTTCACTGGTAATGATGAGTAGAGGCACAACAAGGAGAAGGATAAAAgatgatgttttattttatccTCAATGGCATTTCACAGTCCACAGTGTTTCTTGTTTTATTCATTACAGATTCAGACAGTAGGACCCTAAATTAGTGAAACATGGACTCCCCCAcctaaacccatgctgactgctcactAACACTCCTTTTCTTGACGTGTGTCTCTTAATCTCTTCTTTACTAATTGTTTCCATTAATGCACCTGTGATACATGGTAAGCTTACGTTAGTACCCTTCTAGTTCAAATGTAACCCATCCCAGCCCACTTTATCCTTCTCCAAGATTTCAGGTTTGTATTAAGCGTTATCCTCAGTCTTATCTGCACCAACACATGGCATTGGTAAAACGTTTGAGATGATCACTTTGTAAGTTCTTCTCCTcagcttttctctttactctttaAGTTTGGTGAACAAGTGTGTCACTCTGACCTTAGCTGTGTCATTTGTTCAATGACATGTAGATAACATTGGCAATGACAGCCATTGGCCAGGAAGGTAACACACCATATGAgactgtctctggagcaaaccttcATCTCAACTCCCTAATAATTCAGTTCCTAACTATCACTATTGTTCACTTTTTCTGGTGACTGGTTGGAGGTCAACAATTAGGATGTCTCATTCCTGCCTGGTATCTCAGGGTCTTAAGGCTCACCATCCAGTTATGAAAGGTCATGTAAACAGATGGACACCTTTAGCTTTGGGGTTGACGATCATGGAGAGTGTTCACCTCTTACCTTACACTTATATCAGACTGTGACCCACCTGTTACTACGTCTAGCTGGTGTCTTGGCCTCTGCCACTTTAGAGTGCACACTAACCCCCTACAACATCTGCGTGAGACAAACAAATATTAACCAAAGTAACAATGGCAGACTTACCAGTAACAATGAGCTCTTAATTAATGAATGAGATTTACATCAATCTGGAGATGTAGACTCACAGCCCTGAGTCTGACATTGGAAAAAGGATGAGggacaataaataaagaacacaatcgtGTTTAATGTCTCCAACTGACAGGTTTCTCGTCATGACCAACATGGACCATCTCACAGCCCAAAGCAGAACACAGCTACCCCACACAGTCTCTGGTCCCTAAAGATGCTCCAATTACCTTACAACACGCAGGCTTTTCTTTACAATACCCAAACTACTTCTGTTCTTATTCCCTCCATTTCTCTAATCCCAAGTTCATCTCACTCAGCTGAGCAGtagagaatatttttattaacagaCTCAGTGGACTGTCCAGCACATGGGAAGCACCAAGAGGCCCTTCTGGGTTAGAGTCCTCATCAGATAATGTCACTGTCCCCCAGTAGATCCTTCTAATAGCTCTACTGGACCTCAAAAGGGCTGAAGTCACCCAAGTGGGAGCACTGCTAGAGGGACACTGCCACTCAGCATACTGGATGAACATATTGAACTGGGAAACAGTCTGCCACCGCCCCTCCTTTACTCTACTCTCTtgttcaatgtcaatgtcaatttattcatatagcacatttaaacaaacatagtaatgctgtggccaaagtgctttacaaaaatagaacaaattaacataaaacataaatagaaataaaatatatgaacataaaataaaatacataataaatagaagtaatgttatatacataaaaaatagaagtacagtaatccctccgggggttgcgttccagacccccctcccccccccacgaaaggtgaaaatccgcgaagtagaaaccatatgtttatatggttatttttatattgtcatgcttgggtcacagatttgcacagaaacacaggagattgtagagagacaggaacgttattcaaacactgcaaacaaacatttgtctctttttcaaaagtttaaactgtgctccatgacaagacagagatgacagttccgtctcacaattaaaagaatgcaaacatatcttcatcttcaaaggagtgtgcgtcaggagcagataatgtcagaaagagagagagaaaagcaaacaaatcaatagggctgtttgtcttttaagtatgcgaagcaccgcggcacaaagctgttgaaggcggcagctcacaccccctccgtcaggagcagggagagagagagagagagataaaaacaaacaaccaaaaatcaatacgtgccctttgagcttttaagtatgtgaagcaccgtgcagcatgtcgcttcaagaagcagctgcacagaagggagcaacgtgaagataatctttcagcatttttagacgagcgtccgtatcgtctaggtatgcgaacagcccccctgctcaatccccctacgtcaggatcagagaaagtcagcgcaagagagagagagagaaaagtaagttgggtagcttctcagccatctgccaataacgtcccttgtatgaaatcaactgggcaaaccaactgaggaagcatgtaccagaaattaaaagacccattgtccgcagaaatccgcgaaccagcaaaaaatccgcgatatatatttaaatatgcttacatataaaatccgtgatagagtgaagccgcgaaaggcgaagcgcgatatagcgagggattactgtaatgtaatataatcacaaagaggaagccatcagtattactgaaggtcacggaatgcaagtgagtagaaatgagtttttaatcttgttgtaaacagttcaattgtagacgactcctttatatgatgaggtaaagagttccacaggcgaggtgcgacagctgcaaaagacctgtctgtcccccttggttttacacttggtacgagggacaaccagagacagctgaccagaagatctaagcactctggatggctgatgtaaaacacacagttcagataaataggcaggagcaagcccatgtaaagattttaaaactagcagcaggattttaaaatcaattcgaaaaagCAATTGTTCAAGCAAGGTACCACCAAACAtcttggacaggatgccagccaaTCCAAACTATCCTTTACAACatcaaatacaaacaaaagtgTCTCATGACTAGTAATTCTTATCATGTGACTCAATTCAATTTCATTCTTTATTCAATCAGATATCAGTGGAAAGAGAGGTAGAGGAAAATGAGAAGAGCTTCACTGATCTGACGCACTGCATTGAAGAAGCTCACAAGAAATTGGTTGAAAAGATtagagaacaagaaaagagagaaatagagaaggctgaaggagtcaCAGAACAACTAGAGAAGGAGATCGAGGAGCTGAAGAAGATATATGCTGAGCTGAAGGAGCTTTCAGAGACCAAGGACAACATCCACTTCCAGCAGGTGAGAGCAACACTTACAGGACATCCGAGTAGACTGGGGTGTGTGGACCCTGAGAACATTTAGAAAGAAATTTAGAAGATATGAGAGGTTAATACATCATGGCAAGAACATGCCTTTCAACCCATCACATAATGTCTTTTCAAATTCCCCTAATAttatcaaaaatgtacaaaagtcTGAGTTTCTGCTTCCATCTGCACTTTTTCCATGTATTTACTCTTGTCTGTGTTAGGAAATCGATTTGTATGAAGTTTAAGCTCAggtaactttattttaaaagatgcCACCTGACAAAAGATGACAAACTCCCTTAATATTTTTAAACCCCTCTGTCAGGTCACCTTCTAATGTCTCCATCCTAAAACTCATAAGATTCAGATCCTTCAAACCCCACAGTTCAGTCTCGTCTCTCTTCTCTTGattttctcttgtgctgttaggTCATTTCTCTAATATGGAGACCAGCACCACACACAATATTCCTGATGTGGACTCCGGATATGGAGATTCTCTTCTTGATTCATACTTCACACATCACAGGCGCTATATAACTCAGCTTCTCACTAGCCTTCTCTATTCTGTCTGTTTGAGGTTGGTGATGAGCACACCATAGTGCACAAGTCTTCATCACAAGTTACACTTTCTAGTGCGGACCTTCCATTATGTAATTATACTGAAGAGCTTTGTTTCTACATGTATAATTATCTAATTTCATAATTAATTTCATCTCATAACTCTGAAGAGCTCATTGTCTTCCTTTCTGTGTCATGTCAGTTCTTCACCTGTCTGCCCGCTGTCCCCACAGTCCCCTTATCTACACTCTGATGTCTCGGCTCTCACAGAGTCCTGCATTAAAGCTTATTGAAAGTCATGTCGATATCATATGTCCCTCTACACCGAAATACTCTGACATTAATAACCAATAAATGAATGAGAGGTGATCTCCACATTTCAATCCCAGTTGACTGCCCATCACACGTGTGGCGCTGACACATAACGTAGTTTACTGGTTTGTCTTCTGTCTCTCTGTTGTGTCCTTAATTTGTAACCTGTCTCCATCTGGGGCACGTACAAAAACTAGAAGGATTAAAATAGGCGTTTTGGGCAGATTGCAATAGTGGGGACCTTTGTGCAGTTTGATAAGTTgataagtgcaaagtgcttttattaaaacaaaacaagtgttcaaataaagtgctgtgcagttgattcaacaattcaaataaataatccaataaaagaagagtctgcggtgggttggcaccctgcccaggattggttccctgccttgtgccctgtgttggctgggattggctccagcagacccccccgtgaccctgtgttcggattcagcgggttggaaaatggatggatggatggataaaagaagagtggaggttaaaatccaaacaaaacaatcctttaaaacaacgaggtaaAATGTCACTGGAAGCAGTCTTAAAAACAAACGATAAACCCGGTGCTTCTTCACTTTagactggcgactcccctgctacACCCGTCTGGGCTACTCAACAGACGAGACGCCTTTTTGCAGCTGGCCTTCTGCCTACTCCTGCCACAGTTGTCCGACTTGCCTCACCGATCCtcggctccggtcggctcctTCAGACAACGACATGGGACTCCCTCCCACAGCCAAGActctcacgtggaggacaccCTATCCCATGTCaagactcccgctgccatccgcgGAGAATCTTCCGCCTTCCTGTCACTCCCGTCCTCCAAacaaaactctgcgggagcgacaaccaCTACTACGCAcgaggtgtcggcctaacacccatgCTACCATCCCAGCTGCTGTGAGCCTCGCTCGTTTCCCTGCACcggcgcacgctctctctctcgcttcctCTCATAACCTCCGTCTTTATTTTACCTCGTTCACCTTTCCTTCTTCTCTCAGTTTTTACTTCTTTTctccccccttaaccggctcgcgcttccctTTATACCGAGGGACATAGCAGCTGTAGCATATTAGCCACAGgagcaatcacggatgtgggcagtctctcacctgtgcacttaggtgagaaccgCC comes from the Erpetoichthys calabaricus chromosome 4, fErpCal1.3, whole genome shotgun sequence genome and includes:
- the LOC114643546 gene encoding tripartite motif-containing protein 16-like, with the translated sequence MCICSMSVVTGHKNHELAELERDREEKVKLLRVTLSDIRKKLEEREKKLKETRRVMEQKKISVEREVEENEKSFTDLTHCIEEAHKKLVEKIREQEKREIEKAEGVTEQLEKEIEELKKIYAELKELSETKDNIHFQQTQTFPSCRVLPADGDSLNFAVIADVSSEDMRKELSCLKKILEKITQWDIMTLTSGREAPVLILQPPEPRHRDEFLQCEFVL